In Candidatus Methylomirabilota bacterium, one genomic interval encodes:
- a CDS encoding phosphatidylserine decarboxylase family protein, with protein sequence MMIPIAREGWPFILPPLGLAVILWMTGWQITGGVTSLVAVAIALFFRDPTRDIPKDEGLILSPADGTVVQVTRYIGSELREPATQISIFLSVLNVHINRAPFPAVVEEVTYRPGTFRIAWQPEASTENEQNLIALKAPEGRLLVKQIAGLIARRIVCRVAPGQKLEAGERIGLIRFGSRVDLIVPARAEILVKRGDRVYGGTSVIGALR encoded by the coding sequence ATGATGATACCGATTGCACGGGAGGGGTGGCCGTTCATTCTCCCACCCCTCGGCTTGGCGGTCATCCTCTGGATGACAGGGTGGCAGATCACCGGTGGCGTCACATCTTTGGTGGCGGTGGCGATCGCTCTCTTTTTCCGTGACCCGACGCGCGATATCCCGAAAGACGAGGGGCTGATCCTGTCTCCGGCCGATGGGACCGTCGTTCAGGTCACGCGCTATATCGGTTCGGAGTTGCGAGAACCGGCCACCCAGATCAGTATCTTCCTGTCGGTTCTTAACGTCCATATCAACCGCGCCCCGTTTCCAGCGGTCGTCGAAGAGGTGACGTATAGACCGGGAACCTTTCGGATTGCATGGCAGCCTGAGGCGTCAACCGAGAACGAACAGAATCTGATCGCGCTGAAGGCGCCGGAGGGTCGGCTGCTGGTGAAACAGATCGCCGGCCTGATCGCACGACGCATCGTCTGCCGGGTCGCCCCCGGACAGAAGCTTGAGGCCGGCGAACGGATCGGGTTGATTCGATTCGGATCGCGCGTGGATCTTATCGTTCCGGCGCGGGCGGAGATTCTTGTGAAACGCGGCGATCGTGTGTATGGAGGAACCAGCGTGATAGGAGCGCTCCGATGA